From a single Portunus trituberculatus isolate SZX2019 chromosome 15, ASM1759143v1, whole genome shotgun sequence genomic region:
- the LOC123504204 gene encoding uncharacterized protein LOC123504204, with protein MQVVEALQADAFQIAKITVLPAQHASFKLSGTATSLEAHCDPRDDGPTTLRSNRLSSLCRKVESRVPECCEGNTLLQGTLHPPPSQAKPQHKPSTTSGAINNTQSTRQHLQQ; from the exons ATGCAGGTTGTGGAAGCTCTGCAGGCTGACGCTTTCCAGATTGCCAAGATAACAGTCCTGCCTGCCCAGCATGCAAGTTTCA AACTTTCTGGAACAGCGACCTCACTTGAGGcacactgtgacccgagagacGACGGCCCAACAACACTGAGGTCAAACAGGCtctcttccttatgcag gaaagtcgaGTCAAGAGTCCCTGAATGCTGCGAAGGAAACACACTGCTGCAGGGAACACTGCACCcaccaccaagccaagccaaaccaCAACACAAACCTTCAACAACATCTGGAGCTATCAACAACACACaaagtacaagacaacacctgcaGCAATGA